Within the Thermanaeromonas toyohensis ToBE genome, the region AAAAGACGGCGGCAGCAGGCGGAGCAGGAACATCCTTCAGCGGCATGGACGTGTTTGAAGAGGACCGCGACTTAGTGATGGCACTGCCGGAGATGCAGGCCCTGCGCAGCGTCGCCTTCGGGCAACCGTACATCGTGAGGCCGGAGGATGTCATCAGGGCCGTCCAGCGGGACCGCCAGGCTGCCAGTGAGGATAGCTGGGAGGCCCAGCGGTTCAGGGCGGCGAAGGAATACTGGCGGATCGTACTGTGCCAGAAGGCCGAAGAACGGCTGACTTCCTACCTGCCGGAAGAAGAAGCCAAGATGGTCCTTGAGCGGTTGGTGTCCGCGGAAGCCCGTGCCGCGGCCGGAGTTTCAGAAGCAACAGCCGTGCAAGCCGAAGCGAAAAAGCATGCTCTGGTAGACAAGCTCCTGGCGGCGGCAGAAAAGAATTCGCTCCGGGCTTCGCTGTAAAGCCCTATCGGGCTGGTGCAAGAGGCAGGAAAGGAGGGGTATCCAGCATGAAAAGTTTGAGCCGGAAGCGAGTTTTATCGTGGGCGGTATTCGCTGTGGCGGTCTTGCTGTTCTGTGCCCTGGCGTTACCGGCGGTGGCGGTAGAGGCGCCAGCGGGTAGCAGCACGGCAGTGACCGATCCCGGAGGGATAAAGCCGGTATCGCCGGGAGAGTTCGTGGCAAAGGTAAACACCTTCATTGCCGACCTCAACACGGCAGTATCCGGCCTTGTGCTGCCCCTGGCCACCTTCGCGATGCTGGTCAGCATAGCGGTGATAACTGTCGGGTTCCTGGTGGGGCACAGCAATTTGAAGCGGTACGGCTGGGGAGGTCTATTCCTAGCGTGCGTCGGGGTGTTCCTCTACTACGGCGTGCCGCTCATAATCGGGCTGGTCCGGGCGCTCGCCTACAGGCTGGCCGGGTAAGGGCAGGTGTTTAATGGTGCAGCAGTATGGTTTTGAGAACGCCAACCCGGACCTCCTGCTGCAAAAGATAGACTACGTGGTGCGGGAGATAGTCCGGATATCCACTTACCTGTCCCCGCAGGTGGCCTTTGCGGTCATGGTGGTGTGCGCCGTGATGCTCCTGCTCGGGGGTCTGTTTGAAGGGCTTAAGAAGCTGGCCCTGGCGGGTTTGTTGTTTTGCATCATAGGCCTTATTATCGTTTATGCGGCCCCGGTCCTGGTCGGGTTCGTGCTGGGGCTGCTTAAGAGGTAAGCTGCCGAATCTGTGAGAGAAGCTCGGGACTGAGGAGGGTGGTATATAATGAAGAAGTGCTTGGATTTCCTTACAAGAAACGCCGGCAAAATAGCCGGAGCGGTTTCGGCCGCATGGTTGGCGCTTGGCGTGAAGTGCCAGATGGCCTTGGCGGCAGTTAAGATATGGGGTTTTGATGATCAGAGTATTTCTGCCGATGATAGCGCCAAGGCCATAGCGGGCAGGCTAAAGGATTTTGCGGATGCCATCATCGGTTTTGTGGCAGTGGCCGCCGTTCTGGCAATGATCGCCGCGGGCTTTGTATACATCACTAGCGGTGGCAGTGAAAGAAGGGTGGAAACTGCGAAGAACATAGTGTTGTATTCTATCGTCGGAATAGGATTGGCGCTGTTTGCCAAGCTGATAGTGAACTTTGCTGTGTACAAGCTCAGCCCGCCGGCAACGCCATAAAACCTGTCAAAGGGACAGCCTTCCCCAACGGCTGTCTTTTTTGTTTTTTGCGTTGGATGTAATGGTTGTTAGCACGGATGTTAACAGAAGGGGAGAAGGTTCATGCGCGTAAAGTGGCGGCTGGACATTTGGAAACTAATCGTTATCGGTACGGTAGACATCCAGAATTTTCTGCCGCAACCGAGTCAAGTAGATGCGGCCGGGGAAGATGCTGTAGGAAAAGTATTCGCCCTGGTAAACATCCTGAGCGGCCTGATCGGGGTGCTGGCGTTCCTGAGCCTTATCGCTGCGGGGTACCTGTATATTGCGTCTTGCGGTGACGAAAAGAAGGTCGAAGATGCCAAAAAGCTTACAGGGGCGGCTATAGCAGCGATAATCCTGGTCGTTCTGGCCAAGATGATTACAGAATTCCTTCTGTACGCCTGGTAGATACCTTGCCAGGAAGTGTCATCCGAGGTATAATACACAGTGGGACAAGAAGTAGTTATCCGGGGCGAAGCGGAATGTTAACTCTTTGACAGTGACCCGTCTGCGATACATATCAGCGGACGGGTGACACCTAGCGTTAACAAGCCCTGGAGCAGGTGCTGATTTTTGTTTTTTGTTGCCAATTCCATTAGGCCGGTATCAGTTGTGAGCTGAGAGGCAGTACTGGACCCGGGGTGACGCGGGCGTTAACAGTTCCCTGGGGCATCTAGGTACTGCTTTTTGCTTTTTTAGTAATACAACCAGATGCGAAGGCGGGGGATTGCTGGAGTGGCCTGGATAGCAGCGTGGGTAGCTGGCGGTATGGCGGCGCAGTTCAAGGGGTGCCTGCTGGGGCTGCTGGGGGCTGTTGTGTGCGCGGTAGCGTTCCCGAGTACTGATGACCGCGAGGGGCCTACTGTTTTTTCTGCTGTCCATTATGCTGTGGCCGTGTTGGGGACGGCGTGGGCGCTGGCAGCTGTTTTCGGGGTATCCAAGGTAGTAGTGGTATCCGCTGCGGCGTACCTGGCGACGCTCTTCATCTGCGAAGAAATAGGGATTGTGCTGTGGGAAACGGGGCTGCAGCTCCCGTGGATGAAGGCGCCCCTCCGGGGGCTCGCGATAGTTACCGGGCTGGCCCTGAGGAGGCGCGTCCCCGCAAAGCTGTGGGGCCTGCTGGTCACCGTGAGCACGGTCGCTGTTGCGCTGTGGACTGTAGAGTCCGTACTGCGGTGGTACGGTCTCATACCGCCCAATTTGCTCATCAAAGGGGGCCTGTAGGTTGTGTTAAGAATACTGCGTCAGAACAGGGAGCCCGCACCCATTCTGGGTGCTGGTGGCGGCGGCTGGTTCATATTGGGGCTCCTGTGTAGCGTGGCCCTGGAGGTGCTGCTTGCCCGGAGTCCGGGGATGTTCAGCGTAAGTGGTGCCGCGGGGCGTGTGTGGGCGGCAAAGCTGCAGGAATTCAACCGGACGGTCAGCCTGCTGTGGATGGTCACCGGTCTGTGGGGGATGGCCCTTGCGGGGTGGGAGCACAGCAGGTATATCTTTGCCGGGGGCATGATGGTGTTCCTCAGCCGGTATATCGTATGGGACCGCCTTCCTGCATTTCACGCCTGGTTGGGGCGTTACGTTCCTGCTGCCGCGACGCTGCTGTATGCTGATTATAAAGCGTTCGGGCTGGTGAACCTCGTGCCGCTCTTTGCGGTAGCGGGGTATGTCGCCTACCACGTGCAGGACCGGCTGTGGAGGCTGACGGGCTGGGAAGGGCACGCCCGGAGGCAGTGGGAAAAAGAGAGGATGCTGGCGGCCACCGGCCCTGCTCAGGCGGGGTACGGACAGGTGGCGGCGCAGGCCGCCCAACATGCGGGGCTGTCCATACCGGGCGTGAGCGTGTACCCCAGAAAGCAGCCGGACCCGAAGGCGCTGGACAGGATAGTGGGGTTGGATGAGGCCAAGAAGCTGGTAATGAGGACCATGCGGGCGGCGCTGGACACGAGCGGTGTTTACGCCCAGTACGGCTTGGCGCCTCCCGGGGGGATACTGCTGTACGGCCCTCCCGGGACTGGTAAAACATCCTTCGCCAGGGCTTGCGCCGAGGCCCTGGGGTGCACGTTTTACGTGGTGAACGCTTCGGCGGTAGTGGGGTCCCTGGTCGGCCAGACGGAGAGGGCGATAAGCTACCTGTTTCAGCACGCCAGGGCGAACAGGCCGGCGGTCATCTTCTGGGACGAGATAGATGCAGTGGCGCGGAAGCGTGACAGCGCCAACCTGAACCGGCCCAGCGACCTCGTGCTCAACGTGCTGCTGTCTGAGATGGACGGGTTCCAGTCGAAGGGCGAAAAAGGGGTGCTGGTGATAGGCGCTACGAACAGGATAGACGTGCTCGACCCGGCCATTTTAAGGCCCGGGCGGTTCGACCACAAGGTGGAGGTAGGGCTGCCCGATGCCAGGGCCAGGGTTCAGCTACTCGAATTCTTCTTGAGGGGCAGGAAGACCGCGGGTATTGACGGGAGTGTCCTGGAAGAGTTAGCTGCGGCCACGGAGGGCTGGTCCCCGGCCGACCTGAAGGCGCTGGTGGACGAAGCTGCGTGGGCCGCAGTGGAAGCGGGCAAGCCCATTGACCCCAGGTTCCTCAAGCAGGTGCTGGAGAAATCCCGAACGGTTAAGGGATAATCGTTGGAATGTTTAAAAAGAGGGGGGTGAAATAAGTGCCCGCACATGCAGCAGTATTAGACGTGTTGGGGCAGCAAATCAAGCAAAGAGGTGTGGTGTTAAGCGGTGACTTGGGTCTCGAGGGGCTTTTTGTCCGGGAAGCCCTGCGGAGGCATTTTGGGCTTCAGTACCTGCCCGTAGAGGAGAATGCGACCGGGAAAATCATCTTCGGACGTGTCAACGTAGGTATTAACGATGAGGACTACCGTGGTCCAGTAACGGTGCTGCCAGACGGCACAATAATTATCTCTGCTTCTTTGGGGCGCAAAGGCGTACTCGAAGTCCTCCGGGACGACCTGGGAGTATACGTTCCGCAGCAGGCCGTTGAAGCGGTAAAGACGCCGGCCGAGCAGGTTAACGTATTAGACTACCGGAACACCTTCAATCTTGTGGGGTACCTCACGCCGGAGCAGCTGTGGGACCTTGCCGAATGCGGGTTGCTTGGGAAGTCGCTGACTGACGCGGAAATCGCAGCTTTCGGCCTGCGGGAGGCGGTGGAAAAACGGAAGGCCGACCTGGACAGCGCCGCAGTCCGGTTGAAGGCGGGCAGGGTGCCGGGGACCGGC harbors:
- a CDS encoding ATP-binding protein, translated to MLRILRQNREPAPILGAGGGGWFILGLLCSVALEVLLARSPGMFSVSGAAGRVWAAKLQEFNRTVSLLWMVTGLWGMALAGWEHSRYIFAGGMMVFLSRYIVWDRLPAFHAWLGRYVPAAATLLYADYKAFGLVNLVPLFAVAGYVAYHVQDRLWRLTGWEGHARRQWEKERMLAATGPAQAGYGQVAAQAAQHAGLSIPGVSVYPRKQPDPKALDRIVGLDEAKKLVMRTMRAALDTSGVYAQYGLAPPGGILLYGPPGTGKTSFARACAEALGCTFYVVNASAVVGSLVGQTERAISYLFQHARANRPAVIFWDEIDAVARKRDSANLNRPSDLVLNVLLSEMDGFQSKGEKGVLVIGATNRIDVLDPAILRPGRFDHKVEVGLPDARARVQLLEFFLRGRKTAGIDGSVLEELAAATEGWSPADLKALVDEAAWAAVEAGKPIDPRFLKQVLEKSRTVKG
- a CDS encoding pilin — encoded protein: MKKCLDFLTRNAGKIAGAVSAAWLALGVKCQMALAAVKIWGFDDQSISADDSAKAIAGRLKDFADAIIGFVAVAAVLAMIAAGFVYITSGGSERRVETAKNIVLYSIVGIGLALFAKLIVNFAVYKLSPPATP